A stretch of Ipomoea triloba cultivar NCNSP0323 chromosome 13, ASM357664v1 DNA encodes these proteins:
- the LOC116003095 gene encoding pentatricopeptide repeat-containing protein At5g55740, chloroplastic: protein MASLHLNTSLSPFPPQIKPEKSPQLIQTHCKQSYGNGKNPQILTKSYFTHISSLCKDGQLQQAVDLLNRMEAQELRIGPEFYGELLQGCVYRRELLLGQQVHAKILKNGKFFAKNEFIETKLVIFYAKCDLFDVSSNLFSRVRLKNEFSWAAMIGLYSRVGLFEEALWGFIEMQENGISADNFVLPNVLKACGALNNADFGKCVHGQVWKLNFDGCVFVASSLIDMYGKCGVLDDARKVFDNMSKRNVVAWNSIIGSYMQNGFNEEAIQIFNEMRIEGFEPSRVTLSSILTTSANLRALKVGKQVHAIAIQNGLDLDNILGTSLINFYAKVGLASDAELVFSRMTEKDVVAWNLLIFCYVQSGEVEKALYLCREMRSAGFLYDCVTLSSLLSASTNLRDLNLGKAAHCFCIRNNFETDAVVASSIVDMYAKCKRITDARQVFDSTDDKDIVSWNTLLAAYAEMGFSGETLKLFYQMQLDGVQQNIISWNLVILGFLRNGQINEATDMFLQMKASGIHPNHITYTTFITGLSQIGFGNEAIMFFQQMLEAGLEPTSASIVGVLSACTNMASLLCGKAIHGYTVRQGIPLSLSMATSLVDMYSKCGNLNMARQIFDAISIKEIALYNAMISGYALHGRAAQALGLFEHLKQEGVEPDNITFTTVLASCCHTGLVNEGLNVFHEMVSVYNVKPSMQHYGCLATLLSRCGNVYEALHVVQKMPFDPDGHALGSLLAACRELGESELEEHIAKSLIKMFPDNSGNYVALSNAYATSGRWDEVSELRDLMKRKGLRKSPGCSWIQNGNELHAFVAGDRSHSQTPEIYAVLALLEMEMSAQ, encoded by the coding sequence ATGGCTTCGCTGCACCTTAATACCTCTTTAAGCCCTTTTCCACCTCAGATCAAACCTGAAAAATCACCTCAATTAATACAAACCCATTGCAAACAATCATATGGTAATGGCAAAAATCCCCAAATTCTCACCAAATCCTACTTCACCCACATCTCCTCTCTGTGCAAAGATGGTCAACTTCAACAAGCTGTGGATCTCCTCAATCGAATGGAAGCCCAAGAGCTCCGTATTGGTCCAGAATTCTACGGTGAACTCCTTCAGGGCTGTGTTTATCGGCGAGAGCTTCTCTTGGGCCAGCAAGTCCAtgccaaaattttaaaaaatggtaaATTTTTTGCTAAGAATGAGTTCATAGAAACAAAGCTTGTGATTTTCTATGCAAAATGCGATCTTTTTGATGTCTCGAGCAATTTATTTTCAAGAGTCAGATTAAAGAATGAGTTTTCTTGGGCTGCTATGATTGGGCTGTATAGTAGAGTAGGCTTGTTTGAAGAGGCTTTGTGGGGGTTCAttgaaatgcaagaaaatgGGATTTCTGCAGATAATTTTGTGCTCCCAAATGTTTTGAAAGCTTGTGGTGCTTTGAACAATGCTGATTTTGGAAAATGTGTTCATGGGCAAGTCTGGAAATTGAATTTTGATGGGTGTGTATTTGTGGCCAGTAGTCTTATTGATATGTATGGAAAATGTGGGGTTTTAGATGATGCAAGAAAGGTGTTTGATAATATGTCTAAGAGAAATGTAGTTGCCTGGAACTCAATAATTGGGAGTTATATGCAAAATGGGTTTAATGAGGAAGCAATTCAAATCTTCAATGAGATGAGAATTGAAGGTTTTGAACCGTCTCGGGTAACTCTGTCAAGCATTCTCACAACTTCAGCTAATTTGCGTGCACTCAAAGTTGGCAAGCAAGTTCATGCTATTGCAATTCAGAATGGATTAGATTTGGATAATATATTGGGAACTTCTCTCATTAATTTTTATGCCAAGGTTGGTTTGGCTAGTGATGCTGAACTGGTGTTTAGTAGAATGACCGAGAAAGATGTGGTAGCATGGaatttgttaatattttgttatgtgCAATCCGGTGAGGTTGAGAAAGCACTCTACTTGTGTCGTGAAATGAGATCGGCTGGCTTTTTGTATGATTGTGTGACTCTATCGTCATTATTATCCGCTTCAACAAATTTAAGGGATTTAAATCTTGGTAAAGCTGCACACTGCTTTTGTATTAGGAACAATTTTGAAACCGATGCGGTTGTTGCAAGTAGTATAGTCGATATGTATGCCAAATGCAAGAGAATTACCGATGCAAGGCAAGTTTTTGACTCTACAGATGATAAAGATATTGTCTCGTGGAATACATTGCTAGCTGCTTATGCGGAAATGGGATTTAGTGGTGAGACATTGAAACTGTTTTACCAGATGCAGTTAGATGGTGTGCAACAAAATATTATATCTTGGAATTTAGTTATTCTTGGATTCTTAAGAAATGGGCAGATAAATGAGGCCACTGATATGTTTTTGCAGATGAAAGCGTCTGGCATACACCCTAACCATATTACTTACACTACCTTTATTACCGGCCTTTCTCAAATTGGGTTTGGCAATGAGGCGATTATGTTTTTTCAGCAAATGCTGGAAGCGGGGCTAGAACCAACCTCTGCAAGCATTGTTGGTGTTCTCTCGGCTTGTACGAATATGGCGTCACTGCTTTGTGGAAAGGCCATTCATGGGTATACTGTGAGGCAAGGAATTCCGTTATCTCTTTCAATGGCAACCTCCTTAGTGGATATGTATTCAAAATGTGGAAATCTGAACATGGCTAGACAAATCTTTGATGCGATTTCGATAAAAGAGATAGCCTTGTATAATGCAATGATATCAGGTTATGCATTGCATGGACGTGCAGCGCAAGCCCTCGGGTTATTCGAGCATCTAAAGCAGGAAGGCGTCGAACCAGACAACATAACCTTTACTACTGTCTTAGCGTCCTGCTGTCACACTGGATTGGTGAACGAGGGTTTAAACGTTTTCCATGAAATGGTTTCTGTATATAACGTGAAGCCCAGCATGCAGCATTATGGTTGTCTAGCTACACTTCTTTCTCGGTGTGGTAACGTGTATGAAGCTCTCCACGTTGTTCAGAAAATGCCTTTTGACCCTGACGGTCATGCTTTGGGATCGTTACTTGCAGCTTGTAGAGAGCTTGGGGAGTCTGAGCTCGAGGAACATATAGCTAAATCTTTGATTAAAATGTTCCCCGATAACTCGGGAAATTATGTGGCGCTTTCAAATGCATACGCAACATCTGGAAGGTGGGACGAGGTTTCAGAGCTGAGGGACTTGATGAAGAGAAAGGGCCTTAGGAAGAGCCCTGGCTGCAGTTGGATACAAAACGGAAACGAGCTTCATGCTTTCGTTGCTGGAGACAGATCACATTCACAAACTCCAGAAATTTATGCAGTACTGGCTTTACTCGAGATGGAAATGTCTGCACAGTGA